In a genomic window of Helianthus annuus cultivar XRQ/B chromosome 10, HanXRQr2.0-SUNRISE, whole genome shotgun sequence:
- the LOC110885700 gene encoding reticulon-4-interacting protein 1, mitochondrial, whose translation MRSLFRSKQLQFSTTDNIKHLHSPSNKLGFGIRTVFTTSRAVLLPRFGSADVLEVRDDVRVPDLKPNEVLVRARAVSVNPLDTRMRAGYGRSLFESLLPLILGRDVSGEIAAVGHSVKTLKVGQEVFGALHPTAVRGTYTDYAILSEDQLTQKPATLSHVEASAIPFAALTAWRALKSTARITKGQRVLVVGGGGAVGYSAVQLAVAAGCAVSATCESESIDRLLAAGAEQALDYTSEDLEVTLKGQYNAVLDTIGIQQTERMGINLLKRGGHYMTLQGESASLADRYGLAIGLPTATAILLKKQLQYRLSHGIEYYWTYMRTDAEGLEEIHRLTAAGRLKVPVQKTFPITQVREAHDAKDKRTIPGKVVLELD comes from the exons ATGCGCTCCTTATTCCGATCTAAACAACTCCAATTCTCAACAACTGATAACATCAAACACCTTCATTCTCCTTCAAACAAGTTAGGTTTCGGTATTAGAACCGTTTTCACCACCTCTAGAGCCGTGCTTTTGCCGCGCTTCGGTTCCGCTGATGTTCTAGAAGTGCGTGATGATGTTCGTGTTCCTGATCTCAAGCCGAATGAGGTCCTCGTTCGAGCTCGCGCTGTTTCGGTTAATCCGCTTGACACTAGA ATGCGAGCAGGCTACGGTCGTTCTCTATTTGAGTCACTTCTTCCTTTAATTTTGGGGCGTGATGTTAGTGGTGAAATTGCCGCAGTTGGACACTCTGTTAAGACTCTTAAGGTTGGGCAAGAAGTTTTTGGGGCACTGCATCCAACGGCTGTGAGAGGTACTTACACTGATTATGCCATACTCTCAGAAGACCAGCTTACGCAAAAACCAGCAACACTCTCACATGTG GAAGCAAGTGCAATTCCCTTTGCTGCACTGACAGCATGGCGTGCTCTTAAATCAACTGCCAGGATAACTAAGGG GCAGAGGGTACTAGTGGTGGGTGGAGGAGGAGCTGTAGGTTACTCTGCAGTTCAGCTAGCGGTTGCAGCTGGCTGTGCGGTTTCCGCTACATGTGAAAGTGAAAGCATAGACCGCCTTTTGGCAGCTGGTGCTGAACAGGCACTCGACTATACTTCAGAG GATCTCGAAGTAACCTTGAAAGGGCAATACAATGCTGTCTTAGACACAATTGGTATACAACAAACGGAGCGCATGGGAATTAATTTATTAAAAAGAGGTGGACATTATATGACACTACAG GGTGAGTCAGCATCGTTAGCTGATAGGTATGGCCTAGCCATCGGCCTTCCAACTGCCACCGCCATTTTACTGAAGAAACAGCTGCAATATAGATTATCTCATGGAATAG AATATTATTGGACATACATGAGGACGGATGCAGAAGGTTTAGAAGAGATTCACAGGCTGACTGCAGCTGGAAGGCTGAAAGTACCTGTTCAAAAAACATTCCCGATAACACAAGTTCGTGAGGCACATGATGCCAAAGATAAAAGGACAATTCCCGGTAAAGTTGTTCTTGAATTAGATTGA